The genomic stretch aataaggttgggaaccactgcaggagatccatgaatcaaatccacctttaaggtgttaaaccagaagctctacatacaacccataacacataactgggagtgtgcaattcaattcacagcagagaggtgcagctgcatatatttgcaaccctttttactcagaagtagacccactgctttccatgggtgttattcttaagtaatggtgcattgaattgtagcctgggattttgcttcaaatggaaaggaggatcccatcctggtgttgagaaaaaaacaacagatctctgctaaatgcaagcctttgcataacagaaccaggctgcaacagcatttgcaaaatgggacagaggagaataaaaggttatgGTTGGCTGGAATTTCCTAATGAAGtaactatagaaactaatctctgcattgttTCTAATGACCcccaagaaaggaaacttttcagagttgaaaaactgtgccctctgattgacccagagataaggctaagcgataattggagcttgattacttggcaaaaatttcccTTACTATCTATGTATCTGGTCCCCCAAGAAGAATTGTTGGTTTGTGCCTTTATCCCTACAGCCCCTTGTTCTGCTGGACCAGCCACTGTTTCCCACCCTGCTTCCACTCCTGTCCTAatgaagcaggggtgggcagcacACAGTGTGAAGACATCATATCATGCTTTCTGTTTAAACTAGACTAGAAGTTCCCAGACCTTACAGCACCTGAACCCAGCTCATCCTTCGTGGTGGGTCACAATGTTgttgtcatccttcagtctcggaagactatggtatcgcgctctgaatggtggttctggaacagagtgtcctctccagtgcacgaagcctaggtaaagtaggtatggaggataggctgttattcatgcagcaaatcccccctctccacgtcgctgaaatggtccaatggaaaggcagaggccaatacggttggttccagcggtgtcgcaggagtagccagaacatgactgtgttcagccatgaactgcctcagggactccggctcctgattttgcctcgaggttgactcctgaagccttttccataactggatgtagccacaaggcagtggaggtttggggtcagaattttccttttctcagatgagctgccttcccaggctgatgagtcccatcaacctggtggctgtttagtcgcctcttacgacaagtacagccaaactgagggcctattcttatccccagcccccaggggtcacaATACTGCTGTCCATAATGACTTACAGGGAGCCTCTGGAGACCTCTTTTAGGTCACactgacccactctactggctcCCATGCACTCAGAAGCACTTTACTGGCTCCCATGCATTCAGAAGCATCCAGATCCTGCTTCTGGCCAAATTGGAaattgcttccaaaaaccagaagccccttccagatgcttctgcaggccattctgaagcccacagaggcccatAGAGTGGATCACTGGCCTGGCACAATTCGGAAGAGGCTCCTGTTAAGTCAGCCAACAGTGTCACTGGACCAGCACTCCCTCCTTTCTGGAATGGCTTGATTTGGAGACAAATGATCCTGGAGTGGGCGGGAGGgccagcttgcaacccactgcacATGGGCTCACAACTCACCAGTAGATTAcaaacccacaatttgggaaactcTCAACTAGACATTATGGAAAAAAAGGGGAGAAACATCAAAGAGCAGTAGCTCTGTATCTCTGGTAACATCTAGTTACTCACTTTGGATGTACTTGGCAGTACATCCAGACTGTACTCTCTCTTATGGCTACCTGAAGAAGTAGGTGAATGTGAAGTAAGTCACAGAAGGTGCATAGTCTGTCTCATTGTTCTGGCTCTGCAGTGGCTGACTTGGCAATACTATCCCCCATAGTGCTAATCTCACTAGTCTGGATGAGCAGCAATAAACACAACTTTCATGTGAATTGTGTGTTTTAGGTGCAGTTCACTGTATCAGCTGTCTACAAAACTCTCGAAGTGGGCAGAGACTTTTGACTAATAGCATGTATGCATGGGAttagagtaagtcccactgggccTGGATTTGCAGTCTTCATGTTGTAACAAACGAGTCTTCAATTTCTAGTACTCTTAGAAGTACTTTCTCAGTGCAATTTCTCTTAGCACTGAATACGTTCACCCCTTCTTTGTCTTGCATTTCTAAAAATTGGTCAAATGCTGAAATCCTTGGTTTCCTTAGCAGTTTACCTTCTTCAAGATTCTGTAGTTAAATTGTTTCTTTTCAAGTCATAATTGAAAATCTCTTATCGgttgatttaataataataatgataataataataataatacaggtatttatatactgcctttcatgatcgtcagatttctcctcagactttatttcaaggcggtttacataggcaggctatactaaatccctatagggatttttacaaatatatAGGAGATATAGGAGAGATGTCTCTGTAAAATTCTCTGCAGGAGAATTATGGAATACTGCATGTATTCTTTGGGTTAGTTTCATCAAACAGTGTGCAGCTCAAGCATGGGAGAGTTCAGAAACCTTGGTGGTTATACTTTATGAATTATTGGCATCTTTCCCCCTTATTGGGATACTGGGCCTAGTGTTGCAAAGGTGGTAGAGAACGCAAGTCTTTTTGTGGTAGTCTTGTTTCATCTGTATTGAATAATTAAGTCCAGGAATCTTTAAGAACCTGCTCATATAACTCTCAGTACAGGAGTATGGTGTGAGGCCTTACAAATTGCCTAGAATTTAGAACTATTATGAACCTTTCCTTGCATTCAAGCTTAAAACATGTTTCTGTTTCTCTGTAGAAACAGGTCTCTGTAACCGCCCTGATCGGATTGAACATGCTGAACTAAGGACGGGGGAATTGCAAGATAGCTATGATGTTGGAACTACTTTGACATACCGTTGCATCTCAGGTTATGAACTTATTCGTGGAACAACACCACAAATTCAGTGTTCTCCTGCTTCACAATGGGTACCTGAAGCACCTCAGTTTTGTCAAGGTGAGCATATTTGTGTCCATTTTGTCAACAGTGGCTCTCATGAGACGTTGCTTGAAATGCACTTGAAGAGCTAAAGCACACTAAACacactttattttattataaaatattttGGCTCAAATACTTGTGGCTGTTGGGAAAACTTCTGAGATTTATGCAGCATGTAAGATTTAGATAAAGGTCTCCATTTTTAGTTGTGTTTACTAAATGTATCAAATAAGTAAGATACATTGGGTGGCAGTTTGTTAGGTATTGGAGAAAACTTTCCAGAAAATCTGAATCGCTaatacactagagcaggggtgctcacagtttttggcaggagtgccacatcatctctctgacactgtgccggggtctggaaaaaaatttacatttcaaatttgaataaatttacataaatgaatatattagagacggaaaatgaatgaatgaattcaagccagtttgattccattcacactaatgggggaggaggaagatatTCCAGACTTTCACACAGATACACCCGCCTGCTCGCCtgcccctcgccctccctccctccctcattcacctgccccctcgccctccttccctcccttgttTGCTTGGGcagtatgtgctcctgcctgccAGCCCACCTAACAGCTCTTCCTTGCTCACTAGGGCgccatgtgctgctgcctgcctgcctggccagccagccctccctccttcgCAATCTCTAGGCGGCAtgtgctggctggctgactggcctTCCCCTCCCACGTGCGGGATCTCTCTCCTGTGCTCTCCTGGCTCCAGGAGCATCctgcccatgggcaaggcagggagagacggGCCAGGCGCGTGCGCAGGGTCTCTTATAGTGGGAGGTCTCATGTTGCCTttccactataaaaggccctgcgtgctcgctgggcttgtctttccttcactgccactgagctcagcggcagcaagggaaagcaaggcatGGAGCTCACGcggtgggccagcatgggctggggTGAGGCCAAGTGCCCACTGGAgatgggggaccccctgggggctggatggggacacCTGAGGGGCAGGGTTTGAGTAGCCCTGCAGTAGAGTTACGGTAAATAGTCAACAATATTAGGCAGTAGCTACTTtagcctccctcctttcctccatgTGAAAAATGATGAATTGCACCTGCTGAATTAGTTGTATGAAGTGACCACTTTTACTTAAAAAGTCTGATTGCATTCATTACTTCAGAAGCCCTCAAGTTGGCATAATACCTAAACACTGCCTCTGACCTTGTGTTTGCCATtcccatgctgctgccttccagccccCATTTCCTGCCAAAACTTTGTGCCAGAAGTGGATTTGTTCAGagtttctcctcctctcttttACTGGGTGCCTTTGCAAACATATATGCTGACAATGTCTGCTTAAAACCAGCAGCGTGAGATAATACTGGATCTAACTTTTCTTTTAGGAAGGAAATGTCCTTCTCCAAATTTAGAGAATGGCAAAGTTGTATCTGTGACAGACATGCGACTTGGCGATCAAATAACCTTTGCCTGTGATGATGGGTGAGTTATTGATCACCTTCCTTAATAGCTTCGCTTTGTATAAAACTTCTGTGTTGAGGTTGAGGGGTACCCAGCCCCAAAACAGTAATTTCCAGAACTTGGGAAAAGCTGATGTTAAACACAAGCTACTGATATTTGTTTCAAGTGAATGCTGAATGTTGTCAGATGTCTTGTGCTGAAGGTCCTTGCTGTTCGTAAATGTTCTgcccatttattttattatttttcacatttttatactgcccttcctccaaagagctctaggtagtgtacacagctgctctcctccttttgtcctcacaacaaccctgtgaggtaggggagatGACCTAATCCATATAATCATTTACCTGAACACACCAGGTCCATTGTGTATCCTGCCATGTTTGTTGGGGCTGTGATTGGCTGAGAAAGGCCCATGGTTGCCTCTAGTACCAGGGGCCCCAGCATAGACGTAATAGTGCCCTTCATTGTTGTTCTGGGGGACTTCAAATGCCACATCAGAAATCACCCAAGCCGGCTTAGGTCCCCCACCAGTTACCAAATGAGTGTGTGGGTAGATCTTGAAAAGGGCCACTTACTCTGTTCTGGGACATAGCTTCTACCCAAATCCAACAAGGGATCCCTAACTTAACACCCCCAGCACCCAACCACTATCCTTTCTCACAGGGTTTCAGTGgatgggagggaaaggggggtagGGTCGTTGCCCCTCTTCAGAAGGACAAGCCAGAGTTCATTCTTTGATTTTGCCCCTTCAGAGGAGACCTGTCATGGGAACCTGCAGCATGGATTGGCTCAGGAAAATCCTCCCAGAAagctcctagagcagtggttctcacacatttagcaccaggacccactgagacagaatgagaatcttttgggacccaccggaagtgatgtcatgattggaagtgacatcatcaagcaggaacatttttaactatcctaggctgcaatcctacccacacatacccaggagtaagtttcctttactatcattgttaaaagaatatacatagtacagGGTGaccaaaaaaaaccagaacccatagAAATTTTATGATTTGTTGGCGAAATAGGCCTCCacgcaaaatgtcttttccttggttgaccaagacatattggggaagattattgttccaatatttcatgcacaaagtcgacttgtataccctgaaagaaaaaagatgaaaaattgaaattgacagttttattcaaagatttgtgggttctgttttttttgggtcaccctgtattttgttaaaagtacaggtctataacatttccccaaatgcagtcacatatcatggtagcatcaagtctaatatattaaaaataaaatattgaaatgaatggggacccacctgaaattgtctcacgacccacctagtgggtcccaacccacagtttgagaaacactgtcctagagggcTCCGTACCAGGCTAGGTGTGTTGCTACTGAACAGTGGTAAAATCCACTGTTCAGTAGCAGTGGTAACATCCACTGTGTGGCAAAAAATTTTTGGTATTCTCAGTAGCTATGCTTTGCTTGTATTAGAGTAACCACAGTTACATTTGTAGTTGCCTTTGACTATTTCACCAAATTTTGTTCATAGGCATTTATACACTATGAAATTTTCAGTCATGTTTAAATGTGGGAAACAGAAAACAAGTAATACTTGCAGGTCAATATGCAACTGACAAAATCTGGAAAATTTCAGGGCATTTGAAAATTTGCTGTGGGATGTGCTTCTTGAAGTGTCATAACatattgtttggaaaagaaagtgttGGATTCTGCTGTGACTTTCAAGAACTCGGAATTTTATTGTATAGTTAAGACTACCCAGAAATGGTGTTTCTTTTCTTCGTAGTTTCTAAAGACCATCTTGTGATTGTTGCAGTCGCTTAATATACTTACCTACAATAGCCAGCTTGACAACCGTTTTTCATTTTGGAAGGGCTTTCGGGAAAACCTTGCTAACCTTTATGCTGTATATATTTTCCAAAGCTTTGTGGGATTTTGCAAGGTGACAAGTGCTTGCTACTATGGTCTGGTTCATTGGGCTTCTCTCTCCTGTTTTTCTGGGTTTCAGGTTTTTTAATTCAGTAGTCACTGAGCATTATTTATATTGGTGTAGCTCCTTGAGGCGCCAACATTTTCTTGCATACTGCCACTGCTTTTTTGCTGCCTGTTTGCTGCTATAAATGCCATTGAGATAACTACATATTAAAGAACAAAGGAACGCTGTTGGGATATCCTCCACTGCTAAGCATGCTGCTGGATATTCTATGTGAAACCAGTGGCCATAGCTTTTTCCTTCATAGCTGTCTCAGTTTCTTCAGTGGCTTTGGTCTTATCTCATCTCTTTGTAAAATTGCAACTTCCCCAGGTTAAAATGAGTTGCAATCCAGGCATCTAACATGGGTTTACACGTGATAGGATTAAAGGAGCATGCAGTTGCACATCCAGAATGCCAGTCCTTGTTGCCAGTGAACACCATTGTTAGATGCTCATTGTAGAGCATTTGTTTAGGATTCCTAAAGTTTATTACTGTATACAagtcaagaaaaaaacaaacctgattTACAGCATTGTCCTACACATGTctgcatttatttcaatgggatatTGTCAGGTAAACATCTGTAGGAATGCAGTCTTagagcatagagcaggggtgtccaaagtttttggcaggagggctacatcagctctctgacattgtgtcaggggccagggaaaaaaagaatttatatttaaaatttgaataaatttacataagtttacataaatgaatatattaatgatgaacttatatgaatgaatgaaagtcttgcaatagctcaaggcctataaaagttcttgcagaaagcaagaccagcctttcctttgctgctgctactgacatgaaacagcaagcagtggtgggagccctcagcccacacagctcacaggagaggccAAACTGTTgccctgagggccagaggctcattggagactgggggcttcctgagggccgcattgagaggcctcgagggctgcaagtggccccagggccggggcttgggcacccctggcatagagaaTGCAgtcaatcctgtggtccacgccgcgcCTCCGTGgtacggaccacagttgcaaacgtgccataaggcacgtttgcggggctcactgctgggctcctgctggaggtggctcagctttGGCCGGTGCTGAGCAACTGCGTGGCAGGTGCCCAcattccgcagctcggtggtgcctgcgaccaccgggctgcagaacggggaatgggggtgttcccagggacgtgggggaggcgttctggggaggggggaggcgtggtcatgggcattcccgggggcaggggagagatggGTTCGCAGTgtcgagctctgcaggatccggggcgctcgggtagggctactcaccctacacgagcgccttcactttagcggcgaccagtcgcagctaaagtgagtagtcccattgcgggactgctttccttactcaggggaaggggacaaagtccccttctcccaaggagcctctcgTGGttgcgcgggaggctctggatccagggggagccctttgtggagcagccgggtcctgcagctctgggcagcttaggattgggctgtaagtctctgcAATAAATTTGCAGTGCAGTTGTACCCGTTTagtcagaaataaaccccattgaataaaatttgATTTGCATAAACATGCTTAGTGGCCGGCATGGtctccagtggcagacctctctTGTTTGTCCCTAGCATCTGTAATCTGAGGTAGACTAGCTTCATAGGTGGTATTTCCATTCTTAATTATCATAGCTAATGAGTTCTGCTGGGTCAGACTAAAgggccagcatcctgcttcccacagtacCAAAAAAGCAACCTGGAGGCAAATAGTGGTCAATCTACACATTCAGTAAAGGTGTGATGTTCTGTTACAATTTAAACTCTTGGTTACTATGATTAGAATGACCAGACATCCTGGTTTGCCCAGGCCAGTCCTGGATTCTGTATGTTgtcccagcatcctgttttttttttgttctggaaTTGAGACCAAGGTGTCAAGTGTTGCATCTGAATGGTACCTGGCTTAAAGGGGTGGATCCTGTTTTCAATCCAGAGCAGCAGCGCTTCCTTGGTCTTACTTTTTTCAGGCAGCATTTCTGGTGTCCTGAGCATGAAATCACATTCTGTTTGTCGAAGTTTTGGTGGAGACTTTAAGCTTCCTTGTTGCTGCCTCATTATCAGCTATAACCAGTTTAAGTGGAGAGGTTTTCATCATTCCCTTTTTGAAGGGGAAGAATTTGTAGTTTCCTTTCACTTTTAGCAGTTCATCCCCCCTTTCTGTGATTTATATTTTGTGCCTGAAGCACTAGGTCTTGTGAGGTCCAACCATGGATTTcgttatctgcagatttcagtatccatgggaaaCTGGGAACAGACTCCCTCCCATGGATTCAGAGGACGTACtgtaacacaattttcaaacatctctaccaaTGGGTATTTAAATTGATTTAAAAGTACCTGAATATGTCCAAAGAATAATTCTGCTTATATTGTGCTTAAAGTTCCGATAATCAGTATAAAGATTTTTAATAGGCTAATTTGTCAgtgaataaatatttcaaaaaaaattatacagTCTTACTTAATTTGCATCCAGTTTGTACCTATTTTGGACGATAAATTATATGGTCACCCGACTTAAAAAGGATGTAGCAGGAATAGACTGATAAGTCATATGGGCAAGAAGATCTTTCAGAACCTGCTTCACATCCAAAGTTTGATGAAGGAAATTGCTCCCCTGTGTGAAGTTAAAGTTCTTGTATCTTGTGTTAAAATTGTATTGGCAatggaatggaaatggaaatgtggCAATGGAAATATTTGATAACACTGACATTTGTTAAAATTCACTGTGTAAAATCTGTTATGCAAAGATATCTTTATTCTGAATTTATTGGGTTAAGTTATATCAATGCTAAAACTTGTTGGGAAGATAATGATTTCTGTATGCTTTTTGACATCTTTTCTATAGTTGGGAAGGGAATTCTTTAGTAGTTTGCTTGTTTCAATCTACATACAAATATAATCCTATGTTCAGATTCTTCATATTGCATGTTCTAACATGTTAAACATTCCCTTTAGATACCGATTAATAGGCGAACGCACAGCTCGTTGTAATTTGAAAGCTGGCGCAGTTGATTGGAATAATATCCCGTTTTGCCAACGTAAGATATGTTCATTTAAAGTGATTTAAGGACTTTCTCTCAGTGTCACTCTTGTTCTTTATATTTTAGTTTGCTCAGGTTtagtataggattggactcttccCCTCAAAACACAAGTGAAATGTAACTATAGATCACCCTCTACTTGTGTCTtatccttttttctccttcctcaaGTTGATGTGCAAAGCCTTGTATACAGTGCTGCCCtagtatctgtggggggaggaGTTCCGTTTCAGAACCCACCCCTCCGCAGATGCCAGAAACTGCAGGTGCACAGGATGCCCCCCTTTTCCTgaacctccaaaggcaaggggagctgtacTCCCTTCATCTCTGGGGGCTCTTCTGAGCCCTTCAGAAGGCTTGCATGTCTGCCTGTAGCTTCTGCATTTCTGCATTATGGTAAGTGCAACTGAACTACAATAGTACATATGGGGGGACCGTATCAGTGGTTTCACTTATCAGCGATTCTGTGAATGCAAGAGGCCTCCAgctgcactcccctcacctctgggggATCTTGTGAGTctcacagaggccacacatgtccaCCCGCAGCCTCTGAGAGATCAGAATGACTATTagaagaaaaaagtcacttcttctGTTGTAACAGAGGCTTGTAACTACAGTGCTTCaagagctgctggcagggcaAAGAATAGATCTCCCAGTTCCATCTAGTTCCCTTGCCTAGGGTCAGGAAGGAGAGCCAGTGCTTTGTGACAAATCTcctgggaagagagagaggatAAGTTTATTATAGCAGCTCCTTTTTTAATGGTAAGACAAAATTAGCTGAGGCTAAACTAGTGAGTTCCCTTATTGTGACTGGGGCAGAAGGTATTGAGGTGGGTAAACCTGATTCAGAATTGGACAACCAGATACACATCTCTTTAGACTGCTGTTTTTTTCATTAAATAACTTGCTTTTGCAATTGTATTCTAACTGAGGTGTTAATGATTATCTTCCCCAGGCATTCCTTGTTTTCCCCCTCCACAAATTACAAATGGTACAATATCTGGTGATGTCAGAGATGAATATGAGTATGGCACAGCAGTTACATACCGGTGTGATGCTGGTTATTCTCTTATTGGAAAGAAGTCTCTTGTCTGCACAGTTGCAGCAGATGGCCAAAATGGAGTATGGGATCCCCCCCCACCAGAATGCAAAGGTGATGGAATCTTTATCTTCCTTCTAATATCCTAAAGTGTAGTTGTGAACACACCTGCTGGGAAAGAAAACTGTTCCTAGCAATCCAGTATGGATGGTGTCCATTGTGCAGCTGTGAAGCTTCTGCAGTTTTCAGTGAACTTTGTGAAATGTTTAATAGAGAGAGTGCAATAGTTTTGTGCATTTGTCCTCAGATGTGCTCCTTGTGAAAAGGAAAGTCTTTGGGGGAAAGCTCATTGCTTAGTCATGATGAAATTTATCTTGTTTGAAGTTTTGTTGAAAGGAAAAGTCACTTGCTTGTCATGGCTCACTTGTTCTGTTTAGTTTTCAGttagactcaggctgcaatcctatccacactttccaaggagtaagccccattggttataatgggacttgcttctcagtagacatgcttaagattgggctcttactcagtgtaagtgttcataggattgggctgtaggtcattCTGAGGGTTCCTGTATGGTTTAACAGTACTAAAGCAAATACTTGACTTACaaaaaataatttacaaaaaTATAACACGACTTGAATTTATCGCTATTGAATTACTAGCAAGTATTTTCAtatttgtggggaggggagaagctttTCCGATACCggaagacaggggtctccaaaccccagcccaggggccagatgcggcccgcggcaagcctctatctgttGAGAGTATTTTGGTGAAATAGCTTAAGCAGATGCCACGTCATTGAACTGCAATAGATCAGATGTAAAATGGCTGCGACTCCAGTTTTTTAATTTACTCCGAAAGTGGTTTCACAATTGGCTCTTGTATGTTCCTGGTACTCTTGGACTGTGCAGGCTGTGCAAGCAGAGGGCAGACCTGGCTTCTAATTAGACTTCCTTAACTTGTTCAATACAGAATTGACTTATTTGGTACATGATTAACACTGCTCTTCTCTTTCTAGTGGTTCAGTGTCCTCGGCCAGAAATCAAACATGGAAGCATAAGTGCATTTATGCCTTCGTTCCCTTATGACCATTCCTTGGTGATTACATGTGATGCTGGATACACTTTGTCAGCGGCGAGTCTTATTAAATGTGGAGCTGACAGTAACTGGCATCCTCCTGTTCCAACATGTGTTTTTGGTAAGTTGTATTACAATTAAGTCTTTCACAACAACTGTATTCAAGTTTAAGCATTGTGCTTCTCTCTAGAGGTAATTATCACTTAAACTGTTAtattcctctctcttttttgccCAGGTGCTACTACAGTAACTCCCACTATTCCCTCAGGAGATGGAACTGCACCAGGTGGGTTATGTGATTGGAATGTTACATGGCTGTAACAGCCATGGGCTTTTTCAGGATGTATTTTGACTTTTGCCCCATCTGAATATTCGAACTCTTCAACTTTGTTTTTCTGTGGTAGAGGAAAAGGGACATTCCTTAATCCATTACAAATGTTGATTCCTTTTCCGGTTGAGAGCATCCTGCCATGATACTGCCCCTGCCTCTGCTAGGGTTAGGCACTAGTCCACTGAGTTCTGTAGCTCTCTGTTTTTACcttaccttttttcttttcttcctttctctttacCTTCCCCTGCCTGTCCCCTTGCCTCCCTAGTCAGGGTTTGGATCCCCCACGGGCAAGGGAGGGATTTTTCTGGAAGGCTGTCTACAGTAGCAACTGTTAACCTAGAAGAGACTTTTTCCCCCATGCTATGGTGTGAGGGGGGCCTGTGGGGTAGAGTCCTTTGTGTCATGCCTGCTGTGCTCACACTGTGGCAGCAACCAGCAGAAAGGAGAGCAGCAATGGATGTCCCAACCTCTGCAAGGGGTAGGTATGGTCTCCATGGATGACCTTTCTGGGGTAGGTGGGCAATCCTAATCCAAGATGAACCAACCACCATCACCAAGCCAGTATCTCAGGGAAGTGGGGTTCACAATCTCATCATTTTCTATGCCAGAACTTTCAGGGAATTGGGCCAGGTCTCAGTTCTTGGATTTGAGTAGGAAATAGTTTCCCTTGATTTAGTGTAACAAGATCAAAATCTTTGGTCTGCAGCATTGTATTCGGTGTAATCCTTTGGCTTCTGTTGCAGTTCTTCCAAATATGGATTTATATCAATTACTACTTTTGACTTTGTGGACTATAGTTAGTCCATGTTAGGAATACGCATGTGGCAGGCATCTCTCCCATTGTATAGGAAATGCAGGCAGATGTCTCTTTTGCATGGTATAAGAACATAATGAATAACAGTCCACTGTGACAGAACTTTAACAAATGCATACAGTTGTATGTTGCCTTGAAAATTAAAGCTCCAAAAATTAAATGATCCATTTTTCAAAAAATAGtctgagactggggacccactgcc from Tiliqua scincoides isolate rTilSci1 chromosome 4, rTilSci1.hap2, whole genome shotgun sequence encodes the following:
- the LOC136647386 gene encoding membrane cofactor protein-like isoform X2, which codes for MRRLPRWSAGLPALALLVLLVPATRETGLCNRPDRIEHAELRTGELQDSYDVGTTLTYRCISGYELIRGTTPQIQCSPASQWVPEAPQFCQGRKCPSPNLENGKVVSVTDMRLGDQITFACDDGYRLIGERTARCNLKAGAVDWNNIPFCQRIPCFPPPQITNGTISGDVRDEYEYGTAVTYRCDAGYSLIGKKSLVCTVAADGQNGVWDPPPPECKVVQCPRPEIKHGSISAFMPSFPYDHSLVITCDAGYTLSAASLIKCGADSNWHPPVPTCVFGATTVTPTIPSGDGTAPASTKPPESTPGSSNVLGIAIGCLIGLLILVAVIVLILRYRGHRTQGKTDTGTSPPDSYRVVPQNIDMALEEKKEPAQV
- the LOC136647386 gene encoding membrane cofactor protein-like isoform X1 gives rise to the protein MRRLPRWSAGLPALALLVLLVPATRETGLCNRPDRIEHAELRTGELQDSYDVGTTLTYRCISGYELIRGTTPQIQCSPASQWVPEAPQFCQGRKCPSPNLENGKVVSVTDMRLGDQITFACDDGYRLIGERTARCNLKAGAVDWNNIPFCQRIPCFPPPQITNGTISGDVRDEYEYGTAVTYRCDAGYSLIGKKSLVCTVAADGQNGVWDPPPPECKVVQCPRPEIKHGSISAFMPSFPYDHSLVITCDAGYTLSAASLIKCGADSNWHPPVPTCVFGATTVTPTIPSGDGTAPGSTKAPKEEPASTKPPESTPGSSNVLGIAIGCLIGLLILVAVIVLILRYRGHRTQGKTDTGTSPPDSYRVVPQNIDMALEEKKEPAQV